The following proteins come from a genomic window of Halomarina ordinaria:
- a CDS encoding propanediol/glycerol family dehydratase large subunit yields MVDDNAHRTDGAGAVGGGTPKRSKRFEALEDRLVNLDGFVNEWPEVGFVAMESPNDPEPSVRVEEGTVVEMDGKERSEFDFIDRFIADYALDVETVEEAMAVDSLEFARDLVDINVPRADIVERATAMTPAKLTEVVNHLNIVEMIMAMQKMRARKTPGNQCHVTSVKDHPVQIAADAAEAALRGFDEAETTVGVARYAPFNALSLLVGTQTGRGGVLTQCAVEEATELQLGMRGMTGYAETVSVYGTEDVFKDGDDTPWSKAFLASGYASRGLKMRFTSGAGSELNMGQAEGKSMLYNEIKCILVTKGCGVQGLQNGGISCIAIPMSVPSGGREVAAENLVTMMVDLESASGNDQTFTHSEIRQTARTMPQFLAGTDFIFSGYSSVPNYDNMFAGSNFDSYDFDDYNVLQRDLKVDGGVRPVDEEEVIERRRRAASALQVVFEELGFPPITDEEVEAATYADGSKDMPDRNQAEDIKAAQEMMEREVTGADVVEILAGNGFEGIAENILSILKGRVAGDYLHTSAVFDEEFNVVSAVNDQNDYEGPGTGYRLGGERWEQIKAIRQAIDPEDV; encoded by the coding sequence ATGGTAGATGATAACGCTCACCGAACGGACGGTGCAGGGGCGGTCGGCGGGGGGACGCCGAAGCGGTCGAAACGGTTCGAGGCGCTCGAAGACCGCCTCGTGAACCTGGACGGCTTCGTCAACGAGTGGCCGGAGGTCGGCTTCGTGGCGATGGAGAGCCCGAACGACCCCGAGCCGAGCGTCCGCGTCGAGGAGGGAACTGTCGTCGAGATGGACGGGAAGGAGCGCTCGGAGTTCGACTTCATCGACCGGTTCATCGCGGACTACGCCCTCGACGTGGAGACGGTGGAGGAGGCGATGGCGGTCGACTCCCTCGAGTTCGCCCGCGACCTCGTGGACATCAACGTCCCCCGCGCTGACATCGTCGAGCGGGCGACGGCGATGACCCCGGCGAAGCTGACGGAGGTGGTGAACCACCTCAACATCGTCGAGATGATAATGGCGATGCAGAAGATGCGCGCTCGAAAGACGCCGGGGAACCAGTGTCACGTCACGAGCGTGAAGGACCACCCGGTCCAGATAGCGGCCGACGCCGCCGAGGCGGCGCTCCGCGGGTTCGACGAGGCGGAGACGACCGTCGGTGTGGCCCGGTACGCGCCGTTCAACGCCCTCTCGCTGCTCGTCGGCACGCAGACCGGTCGCGGGGGCGTCCTCACGCAGTGCGCCGTCGAGGAGGCGACCGAACTCCAGCTCGGGATGCGCGGGATGACCGGCTACGCCGAGACGGTCTCCGTCTACGGCACCGAGGACGTGTTCAAGGACGGCGACGACACGCCGTGGTCGAAGGCGTTCCTCGCCTCCGGCTACGCCTCGCGGGGCCTGAAGATGCGCTTCACCTCCGGGGCCGGCTCCGAACTCAACATGGGGCAGGCCGAGGGGAAGTCGATGCTCTACAACGAGATCAAGTGCATCCTCGTCACCAAGGGCTGCGGCGTTCAGGGGCTCCAGAACGGTGGTATCAGCTGTATCGCCATCCCGATGTCCGTCCCCTCGGGCGGGCGCGAGGTGGCGGCCGAGAACCTCGTGACGATGATGGTCGACCTCGAATCCGCCTCGGGGAACGACCAGACGTTCACCCACTCGGAGATACGCCAGACCGCCCGGACGATGCCGCAGTTCCTCGCGGGGACCGACTTCATCTTCTCGGGCTACAGTTCGGTGCCGAACTACGACAACATGTTCGCGGGGTCGAACTTCGACTCCTACGACTTCGACGACTACAACGTCCTCCAGCGGGACCTGAAGGTCGACGGGGGCGTGCGTCCGGTCGACGAGGAGGAGGTCATCGAGCGCCGCCGCCGCGCGGCGAGCGCGCTCCAGGTCGTCTTCGAGGAACTCGGCTTCCCACCCATCACCGACGAGGAGGTCGAAGCCGCCACCTACGCCGACGGCAGCAAGGACATGCCCGACCGCAACCAGGCGGAGGACATCAAGGCCGCCCAGGAGATGATGGAACGCGAGGTCACCGGCGCCGACGTCGTCGAGATCCTCGCGGGGAACGGCTTCGAGGGCATCGCCGAGAACATCCTCAGCATCCTGAAGGGGCGCGTGGCCGGCGACTACCTCCACACGTCGGCGGTGTTCGACGAGGAGTTCAACGTCGTCAGCGCCGTCAACGACCAGAACGACTACGAGGGCCCCGGCACCGGCTACCGCCTCGGCGGCGAGCGCTGGGAACAGATCAAGGCCATCCGACAGGCCATCGACCCGGAGGACGTCTGA
- a CDS encoding propanediol/glycerol family dehydratase medium subunit: protein MAKADTDTRQQPNRTLTLTEEGPAEKGTDTDEVVIAISPGFGTLMDHTMTDVPHADVLREMMAGIEEEGLRSRVVRINESVDLGVIGLTGAKLSGSGISIGIQTRGTTLIHQADLVPLSNLELFPQAPLLEPDTFRAIGQNAARYAKGETPSPVPVENDPMARPKYQPLAAVWHIKEMSYREDDSEPTELSVSFD, encoded by the coding sequence ATGGCGAAAGCAGACACGGACACACGACAGCAGCCGAACCGCACGCTCACGCTGACCGAGGAGGGCCCCGCCGAGAAGGGGACCGACACCGACGAGGTGGTCATCGCCATCAGTCCCGGCTTCGGGACGCTGATGGACCACACGATGACCGACGTCCCCCACGCCGACGTGCTCCGGGAGATGATGGCCGGCATCGAGGAGGAGGGCCTGCGCTCGCGGGTCGTCCGCATCAACGAGAGCGTCGACCTCGGCGTCATCGGCCTCACCGGCGCGAAACTCAGCGGCTCGGGCATCAGCATCGGCATCCAGACCCGCGGGACGACGCTCATCCACCAGGCGGACCTCGTCCCGCTGAGCAACCTCGAACTGTTCCCGCAGGCGCCGCTGCTCGAACCGGACACGTTCCGCGCCATCGGGCAGAACGCCGCCCGGTACGCCAAAGGCGAGACGCCCTCGCCGGTGCCCGTCGAGAACGACCCGATGGCCCGGCCGAAGTACCAACCGCTCGCGGCCGTCTGGCACATCAAGGAGATGAGCTACCGCGAGGACGACAGCGAACCGACCGAACTCTCGGTTTCCTTCGACTGA
- a CDS encoding diol dehydratase small subunit: MTDDTTYPLGDDPDSVTTPAGTKLSDVTLEAVLAGDVDGADLVIADDTLEKQARIAEEAGRPQVAQNFRRAAELTAVPDDRILEIYNALRPSGADKETLLDIADELESEFGAELNAAHVREAAEVYEQRDLF; this comes from the coding sequence ATGACCGACGACACCACCTATCCACTCGGCGACGACCCCGACAGCGTCACGACCCCGGCCGGCACGAAACTCTCCGACGTCACCCTCGAGGCGGTCCTCGCGGGCGACGTCGACGGCGCCGACCTCGTCATCGCCGACGACACGCTCGAGAAGCAGGCCCGCATCGCAGAGGAGGCCGGCCGACCGCAGGTCGCCCAGAACTTCCGGCGCGCGGCCGAACTCACCGCCGTCCCGGACGACCGCATCCTCGAAATATACAACGCGCTCCGACCCAGCGGCGCCGACAAGGAGACGCTGCTCGACATCGCCGACGAACTCGAATCGGAGTTCGGCGCCGAACTGAACGCGGCGCACGTCCGCGAGGCCGCCGAGGTGTACGAACAGCGCGACCTGTTCTAA
- a CDS encoding DUF7836 family putative zinc-binding protein, which translates to MPHEHTAYVETLVHLNCGNCDGYWGLSDVDLDELSNLDLFCTHCGHETEIGEFVEGEGS; encoded by the coding sequence ATGCCACACGAACACACGGCCTACGTCGAGACGCTCGTCCACCTCAACTGCGGGAACTGCGACGGCTACTGGGGGTTGAGCGACGTGGACCTGGACGAGCTGTCGAACCTCGACCTGTTCTGTACGCACTGCGGGCACGAGACGGAAATCGGTGAGTTCGTGGAGGGGGAGGGGAGTTAG
- a CDS encoding EamA family transporter, with protein MNDNYLVWSVVALLGYTAFTPLAQLATSSVPSYVVALVANTILAVSALGVALYQRGPILVHVTGDAGVYMLAAGAFLTVGILAYYEALATGPVSVVVPIFGMFIVGSSVLGLLFLGDELTARKGLGIALACVAVYLTATG; from the coding sequence GTGAACGACAACTACCTCGTCTGGTCGGTCGTCGCCCTCCTCGGCTACACGGCCTTCACCCCCCTCGCACAGCTCGCCACGAGCAGCGTCCCGAGCTACGTCGTCGCGCTCGTCGCCAACACCATCCTCGCGGTGTCGGCGCTCGGCGTCGCGCTGTACCAGCGCGGCCCCATCCTCGTCCACGTCACCGGCGACGCCGGCGTCTACATGCTCGCCGCGGGCGCGTTCCTCACCGTCGGCATACTCGCGTACTACGAGGCGCTGGCGACCGGGCCGGTGAGCGTCGTCGTCCCCATCTTCGGGATGTTCATCGTCGGGAGTTCCGTCCTCGGCCTCCTCTTCCTCGGCGACGAACTCACCGCCCGGAAGGGCCTCGGCATCGCGCTCGCCTGCGTCGCGGTCTACCTGACGGCGACCGGGTGA
- the trmY gene encoding tRNA (pseudouridine(54)-N(1))-methyltransferase TrmY — MRQFIVTGHDAPTTPDFSLDDLAGGAGRLDVLCRCVNATFFLSHAIREDARCLLVLGDEYTLRFEGSELRRLNPDERSTAALVRKALEGRDGAIGHMETETSPGVHLSRRGFEATLADAAREGTVVELHEAGTPVVDVDPPADPVFVLSDHHDFTGREADLLAETADERVRLGPELLHANHAITVAHNYLDTDGYATY; from the coding sequence ATGCGCCAGTTCATCGTCACCGGCCACGACGCCCCCACGACGCCCGACTTCTCGCTCGACGACCTCGCGGGCGGCGCGGGCCGCCTCGACGTGCTCTGTCGGTGCGTCAACGCGACGTTCTTCCTCTCGCACGCCATCCGTGAGGACGCCCGCTGTCTGCTGGTGCTCGGCGACGAGTACACCCTGCGCTTCGAGGGGAGCGAGCTCCGTCGGCTGAACCCCGACGAGCGCTCGACGGCCGCGCTCGTCCGGAAGGCGCTCGAGGGACGCGACGGCGCCATCGGTCACATGGAGACGGAGACGTCGCCCGGCGTCCACCTCTCGCGGCGTGGCTTCGAGGCGACGCTCGCCGACGCCGCCCGGGAGGGAACCGTCGTCGAACTCCACGAGGCGGGGACGCCCGTCGTGGACGTCGACCCGCCCGCCGACCCCGTGTTCGTCCTCTCGGACCACCACGACTTCACCGGACGCGAGGCGGACCTGCTCGCCGAGACGGCCGACGAGCGGGTGCGCCTCGGCCCGGAACTGCTCCACGCGAACCACGCCATCACCGTGGCGCACAACTACCTCGACACCGACGGCTACGCGACCTACTGA
- a CDS encoding STT3 domain-containing protein has protein sequence MNDSSTETLLAERPDLEPAVRAVLRVDAERDGWDFEAVPVDSGAFGELVARGLVERDGDGYRVVDPSAVRAALDGTGSGRRRASTTSTWSRTASLGTSLSNSLPDRSSFLALCGALAFLVCLRLLSLPSVLRDRVVLSGNDPYAYRHWTEETLSAAGGTLDPAVLSDLPASVALGEPLLVATLWAASALLGGASGPVLAWYPVVAALLSGVFTYLLAHRVSGDRRVALAAVALLAVIPAHALRTGLGFADHHAFDYVWLTLTAWALAALVDREDLSFGGAGYALALAVGVAGQTIAWDNGPILLVAVGVAVALVVPVAARDRETLLPVSVPLLAGLALAAVTTHLAHVRLGWHTSTVAYAPSLLLVGAGGVLLVGEVAARAGSDRVPVAPAVLVVEVVGATAGVLAVRTLAPGFWSDLLTGVGRLFADRSIAEVQSLFASGSAGWLLLFGFALLLALPYLAWGLRRGWRGALGWLVAGAYGGYFLALAAVQTRFAGELSPFVAVFAGFGFVHLAGWVDLAPLPRPLRTDGGENAPLHLPDRRTLGTLAVLFLLVGGLGMVQVPMKTGLVTVSDEQYGTAAAVEADADARALAEEERYVLSEWGRNRMYNYFVAGEAASYGYAFSNYAEFVGSSDADDWYDRFEGHVDYVVVAEEDVTFANTAGGHLHHEYGSRTEEVPGTAHYRAVHVSPGGEYAAFAVVPGATLAGAVANESTSGESVDLATNVTVEGASFTYERRAAVEEGEFAVTVPYPGTYDVGGERVTVTERAVENGSTVRVGDGGKT, from the coding sequence ATGAATGACTCGTCGACGGAAACGCTCCTGGCCGAGCGCCCGGACCTCGAACCCGCGGTCCGGGCCGTCCTGCGCGTCGACGCCGAACGCGACGGGTGGGACTTCGAGGCGGTTCCGGTCGACTCGGGCGCCTTCGGCGAACTCGTCGCTCGCGGCCTCGTCGAACGCGACGGCGACGGCTACCGCGTCGTCGACCCGTCCGCCGTCCGGGCGGCGCTCGACGGCACCGGGAGCGGACGGCGACGCGCGTCCACCACCTCCACCTGGTCGAGGACTGCATCGCTGGGAACGTCCCTCTCCAACTCGCTACCCGACCGGTCGTCGTTCCTGGCGCTCTGTGGCGCGCTCGCCTTCCTGGTCTGTCTCCGCCTCCTCTCGCTGCCGAGCGTGCTGCGCGACCGGGTGGTCCTCTCCGGGAACGACCCCTACGCGTACCGCCACTGGACGGAGGAGACGCTGTCCGCGGCCGGCGGCACGCTCGACCCCGCGGTCCTCTCCGACCTCCCCGCCTCCGTGGCGCTCGGCGAACCGCTGCTCGTGGCGACGCTGTGGGCGGCGAGCGCGCTCCTCGGCGGCGCGTCGGGACCCGTCCTCGCGTGGTACCCGGTCGTTGCCGCCCTCCTCTCGGGCGTGTTCACCTACCTCCTCGCGCACCGCGTGAGCGGCGACCGGCGGGTGGCGCTCGCGGCCGTCGCACTGCTCGCGGTGATACCCGCCCACGCACTCCGGACGGGACTCGGCTTCGCCGACCACCACGCCTTCGACTACGTCTGGTTGACGCTCACGGCGTGGGCGCTCGCGGCGCTCGTCGACCGCGAGGACCTCTCGTTCGGGGGGGCCGGCTACGCGCTCGCGCTGGCCGTCGGCGTCGCCGGCCAGACCATCGCGTGGGACAACGGGCCGATACTGCTCGTCGCCGTCGGCGTCGCGGTGGCGCTCGTCGTCCCCGTCGCGGCACGCGACCGGGAGACGCTCCTCCCGGTCAGCGTCCCGCTCCTCGCCGGCCTCGCGCTGGCGGCCGTCACCACGCACCTGGCGCACGTCCGCCTCGGCTGGCACACGTCGACGGTCGCCTACGCACCGTCCCTCCTGCTGGTCGGCGCCGGTGGCGTTCTGCTGGTCGGCGAGGTGGCCGCGCGTGCGGGGTCCGACCGGGTTCCGGTCGCCCCGGCGGTGCTCGTCGTCGAGGTGGTCGGAGCGACCGCCGGCGTGCTCGCGGTTCGCACGCTCGCACCGGGATTCTGGAGCGACCTCCTGACGGGCGTCGGACGGTTGTTCGCGGACCGGTCCATCGCGGAGGTCCAGTCGCTGTTCGCCTCGGGGTCCGCGGGGTGGCTGTTGCTGTTCGGGTTCGCGCTCCTGCTCGCGCTCCCCTACCTCGCGTGGGGCCTCCGGCGCGGGTGGCGCGGGGCGCTCGGGTGGCTCGTCGCCGGCGCCTACGGCGGCTACTTCCTCGCGCTCGCGGCGGTCCAGACGCGCTTCGCGGGCGAGCTATCGCCGTTCGTCGCCGTCTTCGCCGGCTTCGGCTTCGTCCACCTCGCGGGGTGGGTCGACCTCGCCCCCCTCCCCCGACCGCTCCGGACAGACGGCGGCGAGAACGCTCCCCTCCACCTCCCCGACCGCCGGACGCTCGGGACGCTCGCGGTCCTGTTCCTCCTCGTCGGCGGCCTCGGGATGGTGCAGGTGCCGATGAAGACGGGCCTCGTCACCGTCTCCGACGAACAGTACGGGACGGCGGCGGCCGTCGAGGCGGACGCGGACGCACGCGCGCTCGCGGAGGAGGAACGCTACGTCCTCTCCGAGTGGGGGCGCAACCGGATGTACAACTACTTCGTCGCCGGCGAGGCCGCCTCGTACGGCTACGCCTTCTCGAACTACGCCGAGTTCGTCGGGTCGTCCGACGCCGACGACTGGTACGACCGCTTCGAGGGGCACGTCGACTACGTCGTCGTCGCCGAGGAGGACGTCACGTTCGCCAACACGGCGGGCGGCCACCTCCACCACGAGTACGGGAGTCGCACCGAGGAGGTCCCCGGTACCGCGCACTACCGGGCGGTACACGTGAGCCCCGGTGGCGAGTACGCGGCGTTCGCCGTCGTCCCCGGCGCGACGCTCGCCGGTGCCGTTGCGAACGAGTCGACCTCGGGCGAGTCGGTCGACCTCGCGACGAACGTCACCGTCGAGGGGGCGTCGTTCACCTACGAGCGCCGCGCGGCGGTCGAGGAGGGCGAGTTCGCGGTCACGGTCCCCTATCCGGGGACGTACGACGTGGGCGGGGAGCGGGTGACGGTCACGGAGCGGGCAGTCGAAAACGGGTCGACGGTGCGCGTTGGCGACGGTGGGAAGACGTAG
- the aglM gene encoding UDP-glucose 6-dehydrogenase AglM, with amino-acid sequence MNVSVVGSGYVGSSVAACFADLGHDVVAIDIDEDIVERLNAGESPIHEPGLPELIAEHAGGRLRATTEHAALAETDLTVLALQTPSREDGSIDLGVIEAGLRDVGEVLAEKEGYHVVVVKSTVIPGTTDERFVPILEEASGKTAGEDFDVAVNPEFQSQGSAVDDFLHPDKVVWGTTGDERTLALLEELYDPLVTPQDVPVVRTGRREAEMIKYANNVFLASKLSVINELGNICKQFDVDSYEVAEAIGLDDRISEQFLRSGVGWGGSCFPKDTDALRAAARTSGYEPTLLDAVVGVNDGQPRRMLELLDDHVDVAGKRVAVLGLAFKPGTDDIRGSRAKLVIEGLLDRGAEVAAYDPTAAADAMADLYPDVDYVASAEEALEGAHGALVVTDWDEFAALDEAFEAMAAPVVVDGRRIVEPRDGITYEGLTW; translated from the coding sequence ATGAACGTCTCTGTCGTCGGCAGCGGCTACGTCGGTTCGTCCGTCGCCGCCTGCTTCGCCGACCTCGGCCACGACGTGGTCGCCATCGACATCGACGAGGACATCGTCGAGCGGTTGAACGCCGGCGAGTCGCCCATCCACGAACCGGGCCTCCCCGAACTCATCGCGGAACACGCGGGCGGGCGACTGCGGGCGACGACCGAGCACGCCGCCCTCGCGGAGACCGACCTCACGGTCCTCGCCCTGCAGACGCCCTCCCGGGAGGACGGGAGCATCGACCTCGGCGTCATCGAGGCGGGCCTGCGCGACGTCGGCGAGGTCCTCGCCGAGAAGGAGGGCTACCACGTCGTCGTCGTCAAGAGCACCGTCATCCCGGGGACGACCGACGAGCGGTTCGTCCCCATCCTCGAGGAGGCCTCCGGCAAGACCGCCGGCGAGGACTTCGACGTCGCCGTCAACCCCGAGTTCCAGAGCCAGGGGAGCGCGGTCGACGACTTCCTCCACCCCGACAAGGTGGTGTGGGGGACGACGGGCGACGAGCGCACCCTCGCGCTCCTCGAGGAACTGTACGACCCGCTGGTGACGCCCCAGGACGTCCCGGTGGTCCGGACGGGTCGGCGCGAGGCGGAGATGATAAAGTACGCCAACAACGTCTTCCTCGCGTCGAAGCTGAGCGTCATCAACGAACTGGGGAACATCTGCAAGCAGTTCGACGTCGACTCCTACGAGGTGGCCGAGGCCATCGGCCTCGACGACCGCATCAGCGAGCAGTTCCTCCGTTCGGGCGTCGGCTGGGGCGGGTCGTGCTTCCCGAAGGACACCGACGCGCTCCGGGCCGCCGCCCGGACGTCGGGCTACGAACCGACGCTCCTCGACGCCGTCGTCGGGGTCAACGACGGCCAGCCCCGCCGGATGCTCGAACTGCTCGACGACCACGTCGACGTCGCGGGCAAGCGCGTCGCCGTCCTCGGCCTCGCGTTCAAGCCCGGCACGGACGACATCCGCGGCTCGCGGGCGAAACTCGTCATCGAGGGGTTGCTCGACCGGGGCGCGGAAGTGGCCGCCTACGACCCGACGGCGGCCGCGGACGCCATGGCGGACCTCTACCCCGACGTCGACTACGTCGCCTCGGCCGAGGAGGCGCTAGAGGGCGCCCACGGCGCGCTCGTCGTCACGGACTGGGACGAGTTCGCCGCCCTCGACGAAGCGTTCGAGGCGATGGCCGCGCCCGTCGTCGTCGACGGTCGGCGCATCGTCGAACCGCGCGACGGCATCACGTACGAAGGGCTCACCTGGTAA
- a CDS encoding N-acyl homoserine lactonase family protein has translation MVDATIHVIDRGGLECDLNYLIQGNTLGSHDEPNPDTDYVEIPVFNLVIEHPEGTILWDTGSHHDAANGHWPEGLAQAFYPHDAHEHRMDDDLEEAGFGIDDIDAVFQTHLHLDHAGGLEFFDGTDVPVYVHEEEVKFAYYSAKTPKGSAAYVLGDFDHDLNWQILHQDVEEHFEDVEFIRLPGHTPGLTGTMIHLPDETVVFAGDEVYQSENYDDEVPLGAGLLWSGQHWFESLQRIKDLERRHDAQVVYGHDPDQFERILDGWS, from the coding sequence ATGGTTGACGCGACCATCCACGTCATCGACCGCGGCGGACTCGAGTGCGACCTGAACTACCTCATCCAGGGGAACACCCTCGGCAGTCACGACGAACCGAACCCGGACACCGACTACGTCGAGATACCGGTGTTCAACCTCGTCATCGAACACCCCGAGGGGACCATCCTCTGGGACACCGGTTCCCACCACGACGCGGCGAACGGTCACTGGCCGGAGGGGCTGGCCCAGGCGTTCTACCCGCACGACGCCCACGAACACCGGATGGACGACGACCTGGAGGAGGCGGGGTTCGGCATCGACGACATCGACGCCGTCTTCCAGACGCACCTCCACCTCGACCACGCCGGCGGCCTGGAGTTCTTCGACGGCACCGACGTCCCGGTGTACGTCCACGAGGAGGAGGTGAAGTTCGCCTACTACAGCGCGAAGACGCCGAAGGGGAGCGCCGCGTACGTCCTCGGTGACTTCGACCACGACCTCAACTGGCAGATACTCCACCAGGACGTCGAGGAGCACTTCGAGGACGTCGAGTTCATCCGACTGCCCGGGCACACGCCCGGCCTCACGGGGACGATGATACACCTGCCCGACGAGACGGTCGTCTTCGCGGGCGACGAGGTGTACCAGAGCGAGAACTACGACGACGAGGTGCCCCTCGGCGCGGGCCTGCTCTGGTCGGGCCAGCACTGGTTCGAGAGCCTCCAGCGCATCAAGGACCTCGAACGGCGCCACGACGCCCAGGTCGTCTACGGCCACGACCCCGACCAGTTCGAACGCATCCTCGACGGGTGGTCGTAG
- a CDS encoding hydroxyacid-oxoacid transhydrogenase, whose product MGYDRSVSAPEHVQSPETVWHLQMPQIRFGIDAVEEVAYQLRDLGVDEDAHGLLVTDETLVDVGHAGRVGDELDADGLSVDVFDGSAREPTVEDVEACIEFVRDEQGEAGYDFYLGLGGGSVMDTAKTTRAVIANGGEILDYVAEPTGEGEALTESGVPLVLLPTTAGTGAEISPVSILSVEEKEIKEGISSNHVRADAAVLDPTLTTTLPAEMTAKTAMDALGHAIEGYTTHRYDQLLRASDPASRPVYAGRTPVTEMFSEKAIALLSGNVRTAVNNGDDLEARANMLQGALFGAIAGLTAGASLCHAIAYPVGNRYHTYHGETIGVLTPASTLGYNAASDPPRFARIAEMLGADTDGMHTREAAKQGKAQYIALQRDLNVLPSGLAELAGITEEDLDWLATQTVETQARLLRCNPRPVEKEDVHAILADALHNWE is encoded by the coding sequence ATGGGGTACGACCGCTCGGTGTCGGCGCCCGAGCACGTCCAGTCGCCCGAGACGGTCTGGCACCTCCAGATGCCCCAGATACGCTTCGGCATCGACGCCGTCGAGGAGGTGGCCTACCAGCTCCGCGACCTCGGCGTCGACGAGGACGCCCACGGCCTGCTCGTCACCGACGAGACGCTCGTCGACGTCGGCCACGCCGGCCGCGTCGGCGACGAACTCGACGCCGACGGCCTCTCGGTCGACGTCTTCGACGGGTCGGCGCGCGAACCCACCGTCGAGGACGTCGAGGCGTGCATCGAGTTCGTCCGCGACGAGCAGGGGGAGGCGGGCTACGACTTCTACCTCGGCCTCGGCGGCGGCAGCGTCATGGACACCGCCAAGACCACCCGGGCGGTCATCGCCAACGGCGGCGAGATACTCGACTACGTCGCCGAACCGACCGGCGAGGGGGAGGCGCTCACCGAGTCGGGCGTCCCGCTCGTGCTCCTCCCGACGACGGCGGGGACGGGTGCGGAGATATCGCCGGTGTCCATCCTCTCGGTCGAGGAGAAGGAGATCAAGGAGGGCATCTCGAGCAACCACGTCCGGGCGGACGCGGCCGTCCTCGACCCGACGCTGACGACGACGCTCCCGGCGGAGATGACGGCGAAGACGGCGATGGACGCCCTCGGTCACGCCATCGAGGGGTACACCACCCACCGCTACGACCAGTTGCTCCGCGCGAGCGACCCCGCCTCGCGGCCGGTGTACGCCGGCCGAACCCCCGTCACCGAGATGTTCTCCGAGAAGGCCATCGCGCTGCTCTCGGGGAACGTCAGAACGGCCGTCAACAACGGCGACGACCTGGAGGCGCGCGCGAACATGCTCCAGGGGGCGCTGTTCGGCGCCATCGCCGGCCTCACGGCGGGCGCGAGCCTCTGTCACGCTATCGCCTACCCCGTCGGCAACCGGTATCACACCTACCACGGCGAGACCATCGGCGTGCTGACGCCGGCGAGCACGCTCGGCTACAACGCGGCGAGCGACCCGCCACGGTTCGCCCGTATCGCCGAGATGCTCGGTGCCGACACCGACGGGATGCACACCCGCGAGGCGGCCAAGCAGGGGAAAGCGCAGTACATCGCCCTCCAGCGCGACCTGAACGTCCTCCCCTCCGGGCTCGCGGAACTGGCCGGTATCACCGAGGAGGACCTCGACTGGCTGGCGACCCAGACCGTCGAGACGCAGGCGCGCCTGCTCCGGTGTAACCCCAGACCCGTCGAGAAGGAGGACGTCCACGCCATCCTGGCGGACGCCCTCCACAACTGGGAGTAG
- a CDS encoding PDGLE domain-containing protein, with the protein MSAAVDAARDAPRRLLAVVAVLVALSPAFAWGAARVGYAEPLENAAELTGASDAAVTLVPALFPDYSVAGLGPYLGTLVAGAVGTALVFVLAVGVGRLLAR; encoded by the coding sequence GTGAGCGCCGCCGTGGACGCCGCGCGCGACGCCCCGCGTCGCCTGCTGGCAGTGGTCGCCGTCCTCGTCGCGCTCTCGCCGGCGTTCGCGTGGGGGGCGGCGCGGGTCGGTTACGCGGAACCGCTGGAGAACGCGGCCGAACTGACGGGTGCGAGCGACGCGGCCGTCACCCTCGTGCCGGCGCTCTTCCCCGACTACAGTGTGGCGGGGCTGGGTCCGTACCTCGGGACGCTCGTGGCCGGGGCGGTGGGGACGGCGCTCGTCTTCGTCCTCGCCGTCGGCGTGGGGCGACTCCTCGCTCGATAA